In Streptomyces sp. NBC_00344, the genomic window TCCACGCCGCACACCCAGCAGTGTGCCGACAACGTCTCCGCCGGCGAAGACGACCCGCTCACCCGGATCCTCAGTCAGATTCCGGAACTCAGCGGCAACGACATCGAGGACAACTGAGACCGCAAGACCCATTCTCAACGCCCCACACCAGCGGCTGAGAGCTGGGAGCCACGCAGCCGGCTGACCGAACAGCACCTCGTACTGGGCAGACCAAGCACCGCTGCTGTCCACTTCACAGGGGCCCGCGCATCCTCCGGTCCGACCTTCAACGGATTTCCGACCGGAGGCCGGTTCGGGCCCGTGGCCGGTCAGATTCGGTGGGACAGGCTCACACCCGGCGATCCGGGCTGACGCGCGCTCATGGGCCTGCCTGAGTCGGCGCAGAAGCGTCTCGGCGCGGCCAGGGGGTGAGGGTGTCGTCGTACGTGGCGGCGTGCCGGACTCCGGTGGGCTTCACCGCGAAATGCGCGCCCGCTCCCGCACGACATCGGCTGCGGGCTCGTCCTGCCGGAGCCCGAGAAAGCGTGGGCGCGACATCCCGTCACGGGTCCATTCGGTGAAGCCGATCTCCACCACGAGGACGGGCTCGACCCAGTGGACGCCCCGTTCCCGTACCGGCGTGGTGAACGGCGCGGGCAGTACAGCTCCGTACGGCCGAACTCGACGTCTCCCACCAGAGCTCTCTCGACTCCGCGGTCGCGACGATCACCCAGGAAGCGCAGCTCGACGTCGTCGTGCACAACGTTGGCCATATGGTGCTCGGCCCTACCGAGTCCCTTCACCCCGGAGCGGATCGCCGAGATCCATGACACCAACATGGTCTCCATCCAACGGGTCGACCGAGCCGTACTCCCGCAGATGCGAGTGGCCGTGACGGCCTGCTCGTATGGGTGGGCTCCACCAGTACGTACGGCGGCACGCCCCCGTATCTCGGGCCCCTACTTCGACGCCAAGGCCGCCACGGACCACCTGGCCAAGAGTTACGCCGTCGAGCTCGCCCGCTTCGGCAGCGACACTGCCCTCGTCGTCCCCGGCTCGTTCACATCGGGCACCAACCACTTCGCGCATGCCATGCAGCCACAGGACACCGCGACGGCGGAGGCGCACGACGCCTTCTACGCGAGCCTGATGGACGAGGTCGGCAAGCGGCTGGCCACCCTGGCGCCCCCGGACGCCGACGTCAACGAGGTCGCCCGCGCAATCGTCGCCATATCCCAAGGCAGCCGCCCCTTCGGCACCACCATCGGCCCGGCCGACGACGGATCCGAAAAAGGCCAGCGATGTGGCCGACCGCATCCGCGCCGACTTCTACGACCGCATCGGCCTGTCCGACCTGCTGACTCCCCGGGTGGACGGCTGACATCGAGAGTCCGTCGCTGGGGCGGTGCTGAGGAACCGTCTCACTTGGTGTGTGGGTGCCGCGCCTGACGGATGTCGGCAGCCCGATGGCAGGAAGGGGCTCGGTGGCGGCGATTACGAAGTAAGACCGCTATTCCGTGCAGCGGACCACAACCTCGGCTGGAGACGGCGAGCTGCCTTGATGTGGTCACCTGTCCAGATGACGCGGACGGCAGTGGTAGTGGCCTGCCCGCTTTCGGTGTACAGCTCATCAAGAATGGAGCCGACCAATCGTGTCACCACGGTCTGGTCGGGCGGCAACGGGGCCGGGGGGCTGCCTGCTCCCTTCTCCAGGCTGGCAGCCAGGTACAGGTACCAGTGAGTCACCCTCGCGGCTGCCTCCAGCAGGGCAAGGCGGGCGTGACCTCGGCTCAAAGGCGTGGAGGCGTCCGAGGCGTGCTGCCACAAGCTCAGCACAGCGTCGGCGGCCAGGCGAAGTCCCGCAACGCCGGTGACCAGGGCGGTCATGTCCGCTAGGGCCAGAGGCTTCGCTCCTCGCTCGGCCAGATATGTACGGAACGCATCATCGAGTCTGTGTGCCGCCGCGGCGGCCTGCCGCCCGTCCTCCATCGGGGGCCCTGGGGCAGTGGTGGACGAGGGTTCGCAACAATTGACGGCGTATTGGACTGCCGCAGCCAGATAGCGAGAGCTTTGTGTGTACGCGTCAGCAAGGGCACGGCCGACGGCTGTTGCGGCGCCGCGGGGCCAGAAGAGAAGGCCTACGAGTAGTCCGACTCCGCAGCCAATGCCAATGTCCTGTGCCCGCAGCAGCGCGATGTGCCAGTTGGAGCCATGTCCGACGCTGAAGAGGATGATCAGGGTGACGGTGAAGGCTGCCTGACCCACTGTGAATGAAATGGCGGCCGGCGCGATCCCTGCGATGAGCACCGCGAGTGGCAGGAGAAACCACAGGACGGCACGCTGGTCGTGCAACGCGTACAGCAATGCGGCCCCGAGAGCCGATCCCACACATGTGCCGCCCAAGGCGCGGATGGCGCTCTGACCAGTGTTGAGCGCATTCGATCGAAGCACCGACAGGGTCCCCAGAAGTACCCAGAAGGAGTTCTGCACGTCGGCCAGGTACACCAGTGCAACTGCTGTACCGAGCCCTACGGCCCCTCGGAGGCTGTTGTGGAGCCAGACAGAGTGCCGCTGGAAATGGGCTTTCGCGCGATCGAGGGCGGAAGCCAGAGGCTTTTTCGGCGCTCCAGGCTGTCGGCCGAGTAGTCGTTCCCTCCACGTCCGTTGGTGTGCTGTGGCGAACAGTTCCGCGTTGGCAGCGACTTGGAGTGCGACGAAGCCGAGTTCCTGGGCGCCGAACGACAGGTCGAGTGTTTCCAGAAATGCGCGGAATTCCTCTTCCGAAGAGGGACCTTGCTGCTGCTCGGGGAGCCTCGTGCTGGCGTTGTCCTCCATCCCCGTCATGGCCTGGTGCAAGCCTGCTGTCGCGGATTGCAGCGCATCGGGCCTCGTTCGCGGGGCTTCCAGCAGAACGGCAGTCCTCTCCAGGGCGGTGGCGACGGCTCGCTGGACGGTGTGCGCGTCGGGGTCGCAGGCGGGGCGGTGCTCGGGGGAGAGCTCACCGGCGGCCGCGATGATGCTCAACCAGGTGAGCTCGTCGACAAGACGAACCAAGGCGCGAGAGCTGGTGGACAGTGCAGTCGGCCGGTACGGGGTGGCTTCAAATGCGGTGCGCAATGCTGCGGCGGCGTCGGCCGCCTGAGAGGCGACTTCTCGGTATCGGTGGATGCTCGGTGAGTGCGGGCCGCCGGTGCGCCTCGAGGCATCGGTCCGTAGCTGCGTGGCAACGGTGCGGCATACCTGAGCCGCAGGCGCGCTCAGGGGGTCTGCTGCGGGCAGCGGCCACAGCAGGGTCACCGCGAGGGCCGAGGCACCTGCGGCAAGGCCTGCTCCGGCGAGCCGCTCCGGAACCTCTGACAGCGGTACGGGCGAGGTCACCGGAAGAATGAACCCAAGGAGCAGCGCGGTCGCGCTCCCTGCCAGAACGGAACTGACAACGCCGGCGAAGAGCACCAGAAAGCCGACCCCTGTCATGGTGAGGACCGCGAGCCAGCTTTCGCGGGCCGCGACGGTACCCAGACAGATGAGCACCCCCCAGGCAGCTGCCAGTCCCATGTGCGCCCGCAGTCTTCGTGCCGTGGGACCGGCGTAATCCACGAAGAGAAGCATGGAAACAGAGCCGAATGCTGCGAAGGTTGCCATGGTCGGTGAGTGGAGAATGTAGGTGCACAAGGCGAACAGACCCGGCAGTACCAGCGCGGCACGCGCGGCCCTCCGGGTCACGGCCAGTTCTGGGTCCTTCGCTCGCAGCCAGGCATGAATTCGCCCGACCGGTGAGCTGCCGGGTGCCGGCACCCGCTCCACCTCCTGTTGGTGGGCTGTCACGCCTGGGGTCGTCAGCGCGTTCATCGCTCAAGGGCCAGCGCGTTGGTGAGAAGCCGCCCCGTACGACGTACGGCGGGGCCGCCACTGTCAGCCATCGGTACGTGCCTTCAGGGCCAGGCTAGATCACGGAGCAGGCAATTCTGTCTCCCTGGCGTGCGCTTTGACTGACCAACCCGCCATGGGCGGACGCTTCAGCTGTTTCGGAGGCTGCGGGCCAGCAGGAGAGTGACGTCGTCAGCCGGAGTCGCGGTGGGCAGCGTGTTGATCACAGACCTGCAGAGTTCCTCCAGGGTCGAGCCGGACGGGCCAGAGCGTCTCTCACCCGCTCCCTCCTGACGTCGATGTCCTGGTGACGGTCCTCGATGAGTCCGTCTGTGTAGAGGGCGATCAGACTGCCTGCGGGCAGTTCCAGCTCCGCGGACTCATAGGGCAGCACGCCGAGGCCGAGCGGCGTGCCGTGCGGCAGGTCGGGGAAGGTGACGCCACCGCCCGGGTGGACGAGGGCGGGCGGCGGATGCCCTGCCAGGGCCACCGTGCACGTCCGGGTTGTAGACGCAGGTGGCACCCATGAACGGGGCCGGGGCTGGCTCCCACTCCGTCCCGGTCCTCGTCCTCGACCAGTCGGATGCACGTCCGGTCCAGCCTGGTCGGTAGCTTCCCCGGAGGCATATCGAGATCGACGCCGGCGGCAGGCTCAGCGCGGCGCCCTGGCCACTAGTTCCTCGGCCGGCAACTGGTCGCTCTCGTCGAACGGCGTCGGGTTTTCCGTCCGCACGAACACCGCAACGCCCAGAAGGACTCCCGGGCGTGGATGGGGCGGATCAGCAGTGAGTGCATGCCGAACTCACGGATCTTCTCCGCCCGCGCGGGATCGTTGTCCAGCCAGATGTCGTGGGTGGGGTCGGGACGGAGGCTCTGCCGGCGCGCCGGAATGTGGGAATGCGCCCGTGCGAGGGGCTCAGCCGCTCCAGCGGCTCCTCGCCTAGCCGCACCGCCCCCGTCAGATCGACGGTCACGTAGTCGGCGAAGAAGGGCACCGTGAAGTCGGCCAGCTCCTGTGACGTCCAGCGTGGCGCCGATGCGGGCGCCGGACTCGCTGACCACGGCCAGGCGGTCCCCCGCCCATCGCCTTTCCTTGATGATGGCCAGGCACACTCCCAGCGGCGGCCGTTGGCGTCGTCCAGGCGCAGAAAACGAGGCCGAGAAGGCGCGGTCGCGCTGTTCTCCGGCGACGGCAGGGACGCGGTACGCACGGTCCGTTACGCAGGTACCCGTGGCCAGAACCTGTTCCATGACTGCCTGGAACTTGACGGCATCGCCGGTCAGGCATCGTCCCGACCGTCCGAAAGGCGCCACCGGTATGAGCGGCAGGCGAACGGATCAAGCAGCTACAGGAGGGCGTCGATGGAGATGGGCAGCGAGCGGATGCGCTTGCCAGTGGCGTGGTGGACGGCGTTTGCCACAGCGGCGGCGATACCCACCAGGCCGACTTCGCCGATACCCTTGGTGCCGACCGGCGAGAAGCGGTCCGGTTCCCCCACGAAGACGACATCGAGGTCCGGGATGTCGGCGCTGACGGGGATGAGATAGTCCCCGAAGGTGCCATTGGCGATACGGCCGGTTTGCGGGTCGGTGACCGTGTTTTCGAGCAGAGCCTGGCCGATGCCGCCGATCGTCGCGCCGATGATCTGGCTCCGACCTGTCTTCTCGTTGAGGATGCGGCCGCCGTCGATGGCGGACACGACCCTCGCCACGCGCACCAGTCCCAGGTCGCGGTCGACGCGCACCTCGACGAACTTGGCGCCGAAGGCACCGGCGGGGGCCATGCCGAGATCCTGCGGCGAAGCGGGTGCGCTCGAACCGTCTGCCGAGAGTTCCGAGAGCCCGTGGCGGCCGAGGATGTCGGTGTAGGGCTCCCCTTGGGAGGGAGCGCCGATCACATGGACATGTCCGCCAGTGACGGTCACCGCGTCAGGCGAGGCGGCGTGCAACGGCGAATCCGCGTCTGTCACGGCGAGTTCGGCGAACCGGCGGAGCAGCCGGTCGCAGGCGTCGAGGACGGCAGCCCCCAAGGCCCCGGTGAGCCCGGAGCCACCCGCTTGGGGTGCGGGGGGCATGTCGGAGTCACCGAGATCGAAGCGGACCAGATCAAGAGGGAGTCCCAGCCGCTCTGCCGAGAGCTGCTTCATCACCGTGTAGGTGCCGGTTCCGATGTCGGTGGCTGCGCTGCGTACCAGCGCGCTGCCGTCGCGACTGACGGTGGCCTGTGCGGAGCAGGGCGCCGCATACCACGGGTAGCTGCATCCGGCCACTCCGTATCCGATGAGCCAGTCGCCGTCCCGCATGGAGCGGGGCTGGGGATTGCGCAGTGACCACCCGAACCTCTCCGCCCCCACCTCATAACACTCCCGCAATGCCTTGCTCGACCACGGCAGGCTCAACTGGGGGTGCGATTCAGCGTAGTTGCGAACACGCAGCTCCAGCGGGTCCATCGCCAGGGCGTAGGCCAGCTCATCCATCGCTGACTCCAGGGCGAAGTTGCCCTGGCCCTCCGCGGGGGCCCGCATCGAGCAGGGGGCAGGACGGTTCAGACGTGCCTGGATGTCCCGGGTCACCACGTTCGGGCACCGGTACGCGAACGCCGAGCCGGCCGAGATTGCCTCGTAGTCGTCGTCCTCCATCGCCAGTGACGAGACGCTACGGTGGTCGATCGCGGTTAGCTCCCCACTCCGGTTCGCCGCGAGTGACACTCGCTGCACGGTGTCCGGCCGATGACCCACGCAGCTGAACATCTGGGGCCGGGTCAGCACGAGTTTGACCGGCCGGCCGATGCGACGGGCGGCGAGGACCGTGAGGATCACATGTTGCCAGGTCCGCAGGCCGGCGCCGAAAGCACCTCCCACGTACGGCACAAGGACGCGAACCGAACTCTCCGGGATCTTGAAGACGCCGGCCAGCGTCGCCTTGACCATGGAGGGCCACTGGGTGGTGTCGTGGACGGTGAGCCGGTCCTGGTCCCAGATGGCGAGGGTGGCGAAGAGGCCGAGCGGACTGTTGGTGTTGTCCGGTGTGGTGTAGGTCTGCTCGACCTTCACCTCCGCCGCGGCAAGGGCCCCGGAGGCGTTCCCCCGATCGCTGTCCAACCCCCACGGGTCGATCACCTGCGTGGCCTGCGGATCCAGCACGTCGAGCAACGGCTCCTCACGCTCGTACTCGACCGACACGAGCCGGGCCGCGGCCGCTGCCTGCTCGAGGCTTTCCGCCACGACAAAAGCAACGTGCTGGCCGTAATGCCGGATGCGGCTGTCCTGCATGGGTGCCGGCGGCGAGACACCGAGGGCCGTCATGGGCCCACGCTCCAGCCGTGGCATGTTGAGGTGGGTGAGGACCGTGATCACACCGGGCGAGGCTTCGGCGGCGGCGGTTTCCATACGGACGACATGGCCGGCAGCGACTGTGCTCCCGACGAGCGCGGCGTGTGCCGGATGGCGGACGTCGAAGTCCGACGGATAGGGTGCCGCGCCCGCCACCTTGAGCGGGCCGTCCACACGGTTGATCCCGGCCCCGACAGCCCTTCCGCTCATGCCGCCACTCCTGACACCGTGCGCAGTTCGCGGACCAGACAGCGCTGCGCGAGTTCCACCTTGAACGCCGTGCCGGGCAGTGTCCAGGCACCCTGTACGGCAACCTGCGCAGCCCGCCTGAAGGTTGCGGTGGCGGTGGGCGAGCCAACGAGTTCCCGCTCCGCGTCCCACGCCCGCCACGGCTTGCTACCCACCCCACCGAGCCCGATCCGGGCCTGTCGGATGACCCCGCCGGAGATCACCAGGGCCACCGCGGCCGAGGCGAGGGCGAATTCGTAGGAGACCCGATCGCGCACCTTCAGGTAGCCCGAAACAGCTTCGACGGGGAGCAGCGGAATCTCGATCGCGGTGATCAATTCGCCGTGTGAGAGGCGATTCTCGACGTCGGGACTGTCCGACGAGGCGAAGTAGAAATCGGTCAGTGGGATCTGCCGTTCCCCCGCGGCACCCAGGAGGCACACGACCGCATCGAGGGCCACCAGAGGGACCGCCAGGTCCGAGGCGTGCAAGGCGATGCACCGCTCGTTCGCACCGAGGACGGCGTGCATACGGGGCGCGCCCTCGACGGCCGCACAACCAGATTCGACAAGGCGCTTATTGCACTTCGGGACGTCGAGGTCGCGGAAATACCGGCAACGTGTCCGCTGCAGAAGGTTTCCGCCGATCGTGGCCATGTTCCGCAGCTGCGCCGACGCTCCTTTCAGCAGCGCTTCGCGGACCAGAGGGAGGCGTTCGATGACGGTGGGATCGGCCGCCAGCTCCTCCATCGTCGTCAGGGCACCAACGCGAAGGACCTCGTCCCGCCGCTCGACACCGGTCAGCGGGAGGCGCGTGATGTCCACCAGCAGGTCAGGACCGAGCACCCCGTCCTTCATCAGATCGACCTGTGTCGTTCCCCCGGCCAGATACGCCCCGCCGGGATGAGCCGAGACCAGCCGCACCGCATCGGCGACTTCTGTCGCCCGGACGTACTCAAACGACCGCATCGCTGCTCCCGGCGGACGCCACTTCGTGAATCGCCGCCACCATGTTCGGATAGGCGCCGCACCGACATAGGTTCCCGCTCATGAATTCGCGGATCTCCTCATCCGTTCCGGCCCGCCCCTCATTGATCAGGGCCACCGCCGACATAATCTGTCCCGGCGTGCAGAATCCGCACTGAAAGCCGTCATGCGCGACGAAGGCGTCTTGCATCGGATGCGTCCCGCCCGGGGGTGCGAGGCCCTCGATCGTCGTTACCGCGTACCCCTCACACTGCGCTGCAAGGGTGAGACACGACAGAACCCGCTTTCCGTTCACATGCACTGTGCAGGCACCGCAAGCACCCTGGTCACAGCCCTTCTTCGTCCCCACCAGACCGAGGTGATCACGCAACGCGTCCAAAAGCGTGACGCGTGTGTCGACGCTGAGGACGGACGGGAGCCCGTTCACCGTCAGTTTCGTGGTGTGGTCGAATACCTCGGGAGCCCCAGCTTTGGTCAGGTTGTCCGCGCCCATCGTCAGGCCTTCCAGA contains:
- a CDS encoding PP2C family protein-serine/threonine phosphatase, which translates into the protein MALAGHPPPALVHPGGGVTFPDLPHGTPLGLGVLPYESAELELPAGSLIALYTDGLIEDRHQDIDVRRERVRDALARPARPWRNSAGL
- a CDS encoding (2Fe-2S)-binding protein, which codes for MGADNLTKAGAPEVFDHTTKLTVNGLPSVLSVDTRVTLLDALRDHLGLVGTKKGCDQGACGACTVHVNGKRVLSCLTLAAQCEGYAVTTIEGLAPPGGTHPMQDAFVAHDGFQCGFCTPGQIMSAVALINEGRAGTDEEIREFMSGNLCRCGAYPNMVAAIHEVASAGSSDAVV
- a CDS encoding ATP dependent DNA ligase yields the protein MPAPFTTPVRERGVHWVEPVLVVEIGFTEWTRDGMSRPRFLGLRQDEPAADVVRERARISR
- a CDS encoding FAD binding domain-containing protein, which translates into the protein MRSFEYVRATEVADAVRLVSAHPGGAYLAGGTTQVDLMKDGVLGPDLLVDITRLPLTGVERRDEVLRVGALTTMEELAADPTVIERLPLVREALLKGASAQLRNMATIGGNLLQRTRCRYFRDLDVPKCNKRLVESGCAAVEGAPRMHAVLGANERCIALHASDLAVPLVALDAVVCLLGAAGERQIPLTDFYFASSDSPDVENRLSHGELITAIEIPLLPVEAVSGYLKVRDRVSYEFALASAAVALVISGGVIRQARIGLGGVGSKPWRAWDAERELVGSPTATATFRRAAQVAVQGAWTLPGTAFKVELAQRCLVRELRTVSGVAA
- a CDS encoding FUSC family protein, whose product is MNALTTPGVTAHQQEVERVPAPGSSPVGRIHAWLRAKDPELAVTRRAARAALVLPGLFALCTYILHSPTMATFAAFGSVSMLLFVDYAGPTARRLRAHMGLAAAWGVLICLGTVAARESWLAVLTMTGVGFLVLFAGVVSSVLAGSATALLLGFILPVTSPVPLSEVPERLAGAGLAAGASALAVTLLWPLPAADPLSAPAAQVCRTVATQLRTDASRRTGGPHSPSIHRYREVASQAADAAAALRTAFEATPYRPTALSTSSRALVRLVDELTWLSIIAAAGELSPEHRPACDPDAHTVQRAVATALERTAVLLEAPRTRPDALQSATAGLHQAMTGMEDNASTRLPEQQQGPSSEEEFRAFLETLDLSFGAQELGFVALQVAANAELFATAHQRTWRERLLGRQPGAPKKPLASALDRAKAHFQRHSVWLHNSLRGAVGLGTAVALVYLADVQNSFWVLLGTLSVLRSNALNTGQSAIRALGGTCVGSALGAALLYALHDQRAVLWFLLPLAVLIAGIAPAAISFTVGQAAFTVTLIILFSVGHGSNWHIALLRAQDIGIGCGVGLLVGLLFWPRGAATAVGRALADAYTQSSRYLAAAVQYAVNCCEPSSTTAPGPPMEDGRQAAAAAHRLDDAFRTYLAERGAKPLALADMTALVTGVAGLRLAADAVLSLWQHASDASTPLSRGHARLALLEAAARVTHWYLYLAASLEKGAGSPPAPLPPDQTVVTRLVGSILDELYTESGQATTTAVRVIWTGDHIKAARRLQPRLWSAARNSGLTS
- a CDS encoding xanthine dehydrogenase family protein molybdopterin-binding subunit; amino-acid sequence: MSGRAVGAGINRVDGPLKVAGAAPYPSDFDVRHPAHAALVGSTVAAGHVVRMETAAAEASPGVITVLTHLNMPRLERGPMTALGVSPPAPMQDSRIRHYGQHVAFVVAESLEQAAAAARLVSVEYEREEPLLDVLDPQATQVIDPWGLDSDRGNASGALAAAEVKVEQTYTTPDNTNSPLGLFATLAIWDQDRLTVHDTTQWPSMVKATLAGVFKIPESSVRVLVPYVGGAFGAGLRTWQHVILTVLAARRIGRPVKLVLTRPQMFSCVGHRPDTVQRVSLAANRSGELTAIDHRSVSSLAMEDDDYEAISAGSAFAYRCPNVVTRDIQARLNRPAPCSMRAPAEGQGNFALESAMDELAYALAMDPLELRVRNYAESHPQLSLPWSSKALRECYEVGAERFGWSLRNPQPRSMRDGDWLIGYGVAGCSYPWYAAPCSAQATVSRDGSALVRSAATDIGTGTYTVMKQLSAERLGLPLDLVRFDLGDSDMPPAPQAGGSGLTGALGAAVLDACDRLLRRFAELAVTDADSPLHAASPDAVTVTGGHVHVIGAPSQGEPYTDILGRHGLSELSADGSSAPASPQDLGMAPAGAFGAKFVEVRVDRDLGLVRVARVVSAIDGGRILNEKTGRSQIIGATIGGIGQALLENTVTDPQTGRIANGTFGDYLIPVSADIPDLDVVFVGEPDRFSPVGTKGIGEVGLVGIAAAVANAVHHATGKRIRSLPISIDALL